One genomic segment of Desulfocapsa sulfexigens DSM 10523 includes these proteins:
- the ffh gene encoding signal recognition particle protein: MFDNLTDRLEGVFKKLRGTGKLTEENIKESMQEVRMALLEADVNFQVVKDFIAKVSEKAVGLEVTKTLSPGQQVIKIVHDELVELLGGTTEQIRLDGRQPVTIMMTGLQGSGKTTTSGKLAKILKEKGRKPYLVPADIYRPAAIDQLQVLGERLDIPVHPSTTDMKPVEICRQAMTVAGQKGYDTLIFDTAGRLHVDEALMGELKEIQSAIQLSEILFVADSMTGQDAVTVAEKFNQDLEISGVVLTKMEGDARGGAALSIKSVTGKPIKFVGIGEALDALEVFHPDRIASRILGMGDVLTLIEKAEAVVDKKKAEKLAKKLRQSTFTLEDFLDQIQQIKKMGSLDQIMGMIPGINKLKQLKDAPKPDEKELAKTEAIIRSMTKKERQSYKIINASRRQRIAAGSGTTVTEVNRVIKSYSAMLKMMKKMRGKPGLVTGQKRRKVPKGMRR; this comes from the coding sequence ATGTTTGACAATCTGACAGACCGGCTGGAAGGTGTTTTCAAAAAACTTCGTGGCACCGGCAAACTCACTGAAGAGAATATCAAAGAATCCATGCAGGAAGTACGTATGGCTCTTCTTGAGGCAGATGTTAACTTTCAAGTCGTTAAGGATTTCATTGCCAAAGTCAGTGAAAAGGCCGTTGGCCTTGAAGTTACCAAGACACTCTCCCCTGGACAACAGGTTATTAAAATTGTCCACGATGAGCTGGTTGAACTTCTTGGCGGTACAACCGAACAGATTCGTCTTGATGGTCGCCAACCCGTAACCATCATGATGACAGGTCTTCAAGGATCTGGTAAGACCACCACATCCGGAAAACTTGCAAAGATATTAAAAGAAAAAGGAAGAAAGCCTTATCTTGTGCCGGCTGACATTTATCGACCAGCGGCAATTGACCAGCTTCAGGTGTTAGGAGAACGACTGGATATTCCTGTTCATCCGTCAACCACCGATATGAAACCGGTTGAGATCTGTCGTCAGGCAATGACCGTGGCAGGACAGAAAGGTTATGACACCCTTATATTCGATACTGCAGGTCGACTGCACGTTGATGAAGCCCTGATGGGTGAACTCAAAGAGATCCAGAGTGCAATCCAACTCTCCGAGATTCTCTTTGTTGCCGATTCGATGACAGGCCAGGATGCGGTAACTGTCGCCGAAAAGTTCAATCAGGATCTGGAAATAAGCGGTGTAGTGCTCACCAAGATGGAAGGTGACGCCCGTGGTGGTGCCGCCCTTTCCATTAAAAGTGTCACTGGTAAGCCGATCAAATTTGTGGGTATCGGGGAAGCACTTGATGCTCTGGAAGTTTTCCATCCCGATCGTATTGCTTCAAGAATCCTTGGTATGGGTGACGTTCTCACTCTTATTGAGAAAGCTGAAGCTGTAGTTGACAAAAAGAAGGCTGAAAAGCTCGCTAAAAAGCTCAGGCAATCCACCTTTACCCTTGAAGATTTCCTGGATCAAATCCAACAGATTAAAAAAATGGGTTCCCTTGACCAGATCATGGGGATGATACCAGGCATCAACAAGCTTAAGCAATTAAAAGACGCTCCAAAGCCGGACGAGAAGGAACTGGCAAAGACTGAAGCCATCATCCGCTCCATGACAAAAAAAGAGCGTCAAAGTTATAAAATCATCAATGCCAGTCGCAGACAACGTATTGCCGCTGGATCTGGAACAACTGTTACAGAAGTCAACCGGGTTATTAAAAGCTACTCGGCAATGCTTAAGATGATGAAAAAGATGCGTGGAAAGCCGGGTCTCGTAACCGGACAGAAGCGGAGAAAAGTGCCGAAGGGCATGCGAAGATAA
- the rpsP gene encoding 30S ribosomal protein S16, protein MAVRIRLTRLGRKKKPFYRIVVADAECKRDGKFLDVIGTYDPLTDPVAIKLDNTKLQDWLGRGALPTTTVKSILKKAPVAE, encoded by the coding sequence ATGGCAGTTAGAATTCGTTTAACAAGACTTGGCAGAAAGAAGAAACCATTTTATCGTATCGTTGTCGCGGATGCTGAATGCAAACGTGATGGCAAATTTCTTGATGTGATCGGAACCTATGATCCTCTCACGGATCCTGTCGCGATCAAACTTGACAATACCAAGCTTCAGGATTGGCTCGGAAGAGGTGCCCTGCCAACAACAACTGTAAAGAGTATTCTCAAGAAAGCTCCAGTGGCCGAGTAA
- a CDS encoding KH domain-containing protein has protein sequence MMQELISFIARSLVDKPDDVQVTVTEEDDTILVDLVVAKEDLGKVIGKQGRTARAMRSLLSAAAGKEDKKSRLNILE, from the coding sequence ATTATGCAGGAACTGATCTCCTTTATCGCCAGATCTCTGGTAGATAAGCCGGATGATGTACAGGTAACTGTCACTGAGGAAGATGATACTATTCTGGTTGATCTGGTTGTAGCCAAAGAGGATCTTGGAAAGGTGATCGGAAAACAGGGCAGAACAGCGAGGGCTATGCGTTCCCTGCTTTCTGCTGCTGCAGGCAAGGAAGACAAAAAGTCACGCCTCAACATTCTGGAATAA
- the rimM gene encoding ribosome maturation factor RimM (Essential for efficient processing of 16S rRNA) — MADSFPFEKEKYVLIGKVTKAHGIKGELKMHAYSGELQSVTRHKKLILVSRDGLITPMQVVQARIGNRDAIVSLEGVSDRNQSEALCGMGVLVCKEDLPTPDADEFYLHELEGLEVRTTEGSIVGTVEAFSNNGAQDLLVVKSGRNEVLIPLIPGMITEKNKKYLIIAPPPGLIEINSGEDIKGAVPRDL, encoded by the coding sequence ATGGCTGACAGCTTTCCCTTTGAAAAAGAGAAGTATGTGTTGATTGGTAAGGTAACTAAGGCTCATGGCATCAAGGGTGAGTTGAAGATGCATGCCTACTCCGGAGAATTGCAAAGCGTTACCCGGCACAAAAAACTCATACTGGTTTCAAGGGATGGTCTGATTACTCCTATGCAGGTTGTTCAGGCACGTATTGGGAACAGGGACGCAATTGTTTCACTTGAGGGAGTGTCTGACCGAAACCAATCCGAAGCACTTTGCGGTATGGGAGTACTTGTATGCAAAGAAGATCTTCCAACCCCAGACGCCGATGAGTTTTATCTTCATGAGCTTGAGGGACTTGAGGTGCGGACAACGGAGGGAAGCATTGTTGGAACGGTAGAGGCCTTTTCCAACAACGGGGCACAGGATCTCCTGGTTGTAAAGTCAGGTAGAAATGAGGTGCTGATACCTCTTATTCCCGGAATGATCACGGAAAAGAATAAGAAGTACCTGATCATAGCCCCACCGCCAGGCCTGATTGAAATAAACTCGGGAGAGGATATTAAGGGG